One window of the Microvirga mediterraneensis genome contains the following:
- a CDS encoding ABC transporter permease subunit, protein MKQLAKNKLLAFAVVLVAIQLILAIGAPLFAPYDPMAQSVARRLRPPSWLNWFGTDQLGRDVLTRILYGYRTSLIACLIAVGIALFAGGALGLIAAYYRGWLDRIIMRVMDVLFAFPVMLLAIGIIAVLGPHTYSAAAAIAVVYTPIFARLLRGPALVLCESEYVAGAKAIGASDARIIFLHILPNLASVILVQTSLLLSAAILVEASLSFLGLGTQPPTPSLGLMLSEGRNFLMLSPWSAIFAGFAILFLSFGFNLLGDALRDTLDPRLRGQS, encoded by the coding sequence GTGAAGCAACTGGCCAAGAACAAGCTTCTCGCCTTCGCCGTCGTCCTGGTGGCGATCCAGCTCATCCTCGCCATCGGGGCGCCGCTCTTCGCGCCCTACGATCCCATGGCGCAGAGCGTTGCGCGCCGACTTCGCCCGCCCTCCTGGCTCAACTGGTTCGGCACGGACCAGCTCGGCCGGGACGTGCTGACGCGTATTCTCTACGGCTATCGCACCTCACTCATCGCCTGCCTGATCGCGGTCGGCATCGCGCTCTTCGCCGGCGGCGCGCTCGGCCTCATTGCCGCCTATTACCGCGGCTGGCTCGACCGCATCATCATGCGCGTCATGGACGTTCTCTTCGCCTTCCCGGTGATGCTGCTCGCCATCGGCATCATCGCCGTCCTGGGGCCGCACACCTACAGCGCGGCCGCCGCCATCGCGGTGGTCTACACGCCGATCTTCGCCCGCCTCCTGCGCGGCCCGGCGCTCGTCTTGTGCGAGAGCGAATACGTGGCGGGCGCCAAGGCCATCGGTGCCTCGGATGCACGCATCATCTTCCTGCACATCCTGCCGAACCTCGCCTCTGTCATCCTGGTCCAGACGAGCCTGCTGCTCTCCGCCGCCATCCTGGTCGAAGCCTCGCTGTCGTTCCTCGGCCTCGGCACGCAACCGCCGACGCCGTCGCTCGGCCTGATGCTGTCGGAGGGCCGCAACTTTCTCATGCTCTCGCCATGGAGCGCGATCTTCGCCGGTTTCGCGATCCTGTTCCTGTCCTTCGGGTTCAATCTTTTGGGCGATGCTCTTCGCGACACGCTCGATCCGCGCCTGCGGGGCCAATCGTGA
- a CDS encoding sugar kinase, producing the protein MHALFVGQTYIDVTFLADELPTGDEKTVARDYAISFGGNAVTAAFACAKLGIAPDLLTSIADDWLGRMFIDMAAKYGISVHHRKVHESSLSFIMPRGGKRAIVRCRDDHYLHPVPPLNLQGCKALHLDGHQADAAMHYAKICRESGILTSLDGGGLRSNTHELLEFIDVAIVAERLCEQMDLSPSGMLEYLKSRGCKIGGVTLGERGLVWYDETGQESVLPALNVPGEAVVDTNGAGDIFHGAYVYSAMARPDLPWREHFIFARAASAHAIQHLGNEASLPSIEDIAQVQERYTERKLAA; encoded by the coding sequence ATGCATGCTCTCTTCGTGGGCCAGACCTATATCGACGTGACCTTCCTGGCGGACGAGCTTCCGACGGGGGACGAGAAAACCGTGGCGCGGGATTATGCGATCTCGTTCGGCGGCAACGCGGTCACGGCCGCCTTCGCCTGCGCCAAGCTCGGAATCGCTCCCGATCTGCTGACCTCTATCGCCGACGACTGGCTCGGCCGCATGTTCATCGACATGGCGGCGAAATACGGCATTTCGGTCCACCACCGGAAGGTCCACGAATCGTCCCTGTCCTTCATCATGCCCCGGGGCGGCAAGCGCGCCATCGTCCGCTGCCGCGACGACCATTACCTGCATCCGGTGCCGCCGCTGAACCTCCAGGGCTGCAAGGCCCTGCATCTCGATGGCCATCAGGCGGACGCGGCCATGCACTACGCCAAGATCTGCCGCGAATCCGGCATCCTCACCTCTCTCGACGGCGGCGGCCTGCGCTCCAACACCCATGAACTCCTCGAATTCATCGACGTGGCCATCGTGGCCGAGCGTCTCTGCGAGCAGATGGACCTGTCCCCGTCCGGGATGCTGGAATATCTCAAGAGCCGCGGCTGCAAGATCGGCGGCGTGACCTTGGGCGAGCGTGGCCTCGTCTGGTACGACGAGACCGGCCAGGAAAGCGTACTGCCGGCCCTGAACGTTCCCGGCGAGGCGGTGGTGGACACCAACGGCGCGGGCGACATCTTCCATGGGGCTTATGTCTATTCCGCCATGGCCCGCCCCGACCTGCCCTGGCGCGAACATTTCATTTTCGCCCGCGCGGCCTCCGCCCATGCGATCCAGCATCTCGGCAACGAGGCGAGTCTTCCGAGCATTGAAGACATCGCCCAGGTGCAGGAGCGCTACACCGAGCGCAAGCTGGCGGCCTGA
- a CDS encoding serine hydrolase domain-containing protein, which produces MPLTALIDRAFAPAAASVRDGRIPGAVLGIVTADGERAVQWTGHAQIEPERDVVSRETWFDLASLTKVIFTTTRILHLVEAGRIGLDDPLVTVIPDLRQYDMNAAERRLPFRQCLAHQTHLPAVEPLYTYGQDPNTLRAFILQRVWQSGPPVYSDINFMLLGIAIERITGRALIDQPLPERFSFRPDPQLCAATEKDTWRGRVVRGEVHDENAFALGGASGHAGLFGTIDGVLDFARSLLDGSALSPASIRAIRTRESEKRTVGWEGFHPGWHGGDSCSPDTIGHTGFTGTGLWVDFERGLAWSLLTNRVHPSRHTDSGILPLRRATGEQVIALFDQTARL; this is translated from the coding sequence ATGCCTCTGACAGCCTTGATCGACCGCGCCTTCGCACCCGCCGCCGCCTCCGTTCGCGACGGCCGGATTCCGGGCGCCGTGCTCGGAATCGTCACGGCCGATGGCGAGCGGGCCGTGCAATGGACGGGCCATGCGCAGATCGAGCCGGAACGCGACGTTGTTTCCCGTGAAACATGGTTCGATCTCGCATCTCTCACCAAGGTCATCTTCACCACGACGCGCATCCTGCATCTGGTGGAAGCGGGCCGGATTGGGCTCGACGATCCCCTTGTGACGGTCATCCCGGACCTGCGCCAGTACGACATGAACGCGGCGGAGCGGCGGCTCCCCTTCCGCCAATGCCTCGCGCACCAGACGCACCTGCCGGCCGTCGAGCCGCTCTACACCTACGGCCAGGACCCGAATACCCTGCGGGCCTTCATCCTGCAGCGCGTCTGGCAGAGCGGGCCTCCCGTTTATTCAGATATCAACTTCATGCTGCTCGGCATCGCCATCGAGCGCATCACCGGACGGGCGCTGATCGATCAACCCCTGCCTGAACGCTTCTCTTTCCGGCCCGACCCGCAGCTCTGCGCGGCGACCGAGAAGGACACGTGGCGCGGACGCGTCGTTCGCGGCGAAGTGCACGACGAGAACGCCTTCGCCCTCGGCGGCGCGTCAGGCCATGCGGGGTTGTTCGGCACCATCGACGGCGTGCTCGATTTCGCCCGCTCGCTCCTCGACGGCTCCGCCCTTTCGCCGGCCTCCATCAGGGCCATCCGCACGCGCGAATCGGAGAAGCGCACGGTCGGCTGGGAGGGCTTCCACCCGGGCTGGCACGGCGGCGATTCCTGCTCCCCCGACACCATCGGTCACACGGGCTTCACCGGTACCGGGCTATGGGTCGATTTCGAACGCGGCCTGGCATGGTCGCTGCTCACCAACCGCGTCCATCCCAGCAGGCACACGGACAGCGGAATCCTCCCCTTGCGCCGTGCAACAGGCGAGCAGGTGATCGCGTTGTTCGACCAAACCGCGCGACTTTAA
- a CDS encoding ABC transporter substrate-binding protein, which produces MVRSALRSAIGAGFMVAAMASASAQVLEIGADNGPTGLDPHLITAFPSFMVVNGNIYEGLTAIDKDLKIVPGLAESWTAAPDGKAYTFKLRQGVKFHDGSPMEAKDVVGSINRILSKDIASPLASRLSAVESANAVDATTVELKLKEPSAALLSSLATIAIVPRSMEANKDALQKAPVGTGPFKFQEWQPNGFILLTKNEAYWDKGMPKLAGLKFNIVPESATRQVGLTNGQYALLPNIDAATALQLKGKPNVKLSETMDLAYTLIGMNVSKPPFDNPKVREAVNYAINRQEIVDAALFGAGVPGGPLSPALKSWALDVSKFACYKPDPAKAQALLKEAGVATPVTVTMKVLPRQDIKDIAQVVQEQLNKAGFKVELVNQEQGQFIQDWRNSNFDLFASINAGQPDPDDYFYRTFRTGGSTNVFKYSDQEIDGLLDQARTQQDQAARKAAYDKVQQKLACSGPVAHLTYGTLFSAMNSKLQGFETMPNRSLLMLRNASY; this is translated from the coding sequence ATGGTCAGGTCAGCACTGCGCAGCGCAATCGGTGCAGGTTTCATGGTGGCGGCGATGGCCTCCGCCTCGGCTCAGGTTCTGGAGATCGGAGCGGACAACGGTCCCACGGGGCTCGATCCGCATCTCATCACGGCTTTCCCGAGCTTCATGGTGGTGAACGGCAACATCTACGAGGGCCTCACGGCCATCGACAAGGACCTGAAGATCGTCCCGGGTCTCGCCGAATCCTGGACCGCCGCGCCGGACGGCAAGGCCTATACTTTCAAGTTGCGCCAGGGCGTTAAATTCCATGACGGCTCCCCCATGGAGGCCAAGGACGTGGTCGGCTCGATCAACCGCATCTTGAGCAAGGACATCGCTTCGCCTCTGGCAAGCCGCCTCTCGGCCGTCGAGAGCGCCAACGCGGTGGATGCCACGACCGTGGAGCTGAAGCTGAAGGAGCCGTCCGCCGCGCTCCTGAGCTCGCTCGCCACCATCGCCATCGTGCCGCGCAGCATGGAAGCGAACAAGGACGCCCTGCAGAAGGCGCCGGTCGGCACGGGCCCGTTCAAGTTCCAGGAATGGCAGCCCAACGGCTTCATCCTTCTCACGAAGAACGAGGCCTATTGGGACAAGGGCATGCCGAAGCTCGCAGGCCTCAAGTTCAACATCGTGCCGGAATCAGCGACCCGCCAGGTCGGCCTGACCAACGGCCAATACGCGCTTCTGCCCAACATCGACGCGGCCACGGCCCTGCAGCTCAAGGGCAAGCCGAACGTGAAGCTCTCCGAGACCATGGATCTCGCCTACACGCTGATCGGCATGAACGTGTCGAAGCCGCCTTTCGACAATCCGAAGGTGCGCGAGGCCGTGAACTACGCCATCAACCGCCAGGAGATCGTCGACGCGGCGCTCTTCGGCGCCGGCGTTCCCGGCGGCCCGCTGTCGCCCGCCCTGAAGAGCTGGGCACTCGATGTGAGCAAGTTCGCCTGCTACAAGCCCGACCCGGCCAAGGCCCAGGCGCTGTTGAAGGAAGCGGGCGTCGCCACGCCGGTGACCGTGACCATGAAGGTCCTGCCGCGCCAGGACATCAAGGATATCGCCCAGGTGGTGCAGGAGCAGCTGAACAAGGCGGGCTTCAAGGTCGAGCTCGTCAACCAGGAGCAGGGCCAGTTCATCCAGGATTGGCGCAACAGCAATTTCGACCTGTTCGCCTCGATCAATGCCGGCCAGCCGGATCCGGACGATTACTTCTACCGCACGTTCCGCACGGGCGGTTCGACCAACGTGTTCAAGTACTCGGACCAGGAGATCGACGGCCTGCTCGACCAGGCGCGCACCCAGCAGGACCAGGCGGCGCGCAAGGCGGCGTATGACAAGGTGCAGCAGAAGCTCGCCTGCTCGGGCCCGGTGGCGCACCTGACCTACGGCACCCTGTTCTCGGCCATGAACAGCAAGCTGCAGGGCTTCGAGACGATGCCGAACCGCTCGCTCCTGATGCTGCGCAACGCGTCCTACTGA
- a CDS encoding N-acetylglucosamine kinase, with translation MGLGLGIDAGGTATRWRLADTGGQCLAQGSVAPLTGHLFSAAAEERARQIVLDMAQAVMKQGRPLGIIAGITGLTRDTPAEATMRSLFAETFELAPDKVFVAEDMWIAYLSYFALGEGILVYSGTGSIGYYLSEDKEVIRVGGRGNLIDDGGSGFWIAREALKAVLRAEEESPGAGWTTILGTCLAKALGGTDWNVVRSFVYGGDRGKIGSLARAVGEAAQAGDGTALAILKDAGEELARLANALIKRLGPRPVALVGGSARLHPVLSDAFRKRLVAPVEFIATDLDAALTAARLAATLNAA, from the coding sequence ATGGGGCTGGGGCTTGGCATCGACGCGGGCGGCACCGCCACGCGCTGGCGGCTGGCGGATACGGGCGGCCAATGCCTGGCCCAAGGGTCCGTCGCCCCCCTGACCGGCCATCTCTTCTCCGCCGCCGCGGAGGAGCGCGCGCGCCAGATCGTCCTCGACATGGCCCAGGCGGTGATGAAGCAGGGCCGGCCGCTCGGCATCATCGCGGGCATCACGGGGCTGACCCGCGACACACCCGCCGAGGCGACTATGCGGTCCCTGTTCGCGGAGACCTTCGAGCTCGCGCCGGACAAGGTCTTCGTCGCGGAGGACATGTGGATCGCCTACCTGTCCTATTTCGCCCTGGGTGAAGGCATCCTGGTCTATAGCGGCACCGGCTCAATCGGCTATTACCTCTCGGAGGACAAGGAGGTCATCCGGGTCGGCGGGCGCGGCAACCTGATCGACGACGGCGGCTCCGGCTTCTGGATTGCCCGCGAGGCCCTCAAGGCCGTGCTGCGCGCCGAGGAGGAAAGCCCCGGAGCAGGCTGGACGACGATCCTCGGCACCTGCCTGGCCAAGGCTCTGGGCGGCACGGATTGGAACGTCGTGCGGTCCTTCGTCTATGGCGGAGACCGCGGCAAGATCGGCTCCCTCGCCCGCGCCGTGGGCGAAGCGGCCCAGGCTGGCGACGGGACCGCCCTGGCCATCCTGAAGGACGCAGGCGAGGAACTGGCCCGCCTTGCCAATGCGCTGATCAAGCGCCTCGGCCCCCGGCCCGTGGCTCTCGTGGGCGGCTCGGCACGGCTGCACCCGGTCCTGTCCGACGCCTTCCGGAAGCGGCTGGTGGCGCCGGTCGAGTTCATCGCCACCGACCTGGACGCCGCCCTCACGGCAGCCCGCTTGGCGGCCACGCTCAACGCAGCGTGA
- a CDS encoding ABC-F family ATP-binding cassette domain-containing protein, with the protein MPASITLSHLSCSAPDGRSLLSDLDLSFGPERTGLVGRNGIGKTTLLRLITGALQPHSGHVTVHGNLGILHQNVQADPDGTIASLFGAVDALALLRRAEIGDASAEELAHADWTLEARMGSALAKVGLDAPPDTVLSKLSGGQNTRARLAALVFSEPDFLLLDEPTNNLDRDGRDAVLGLLAGWRGGAIVVSHDRELLDTMDAIVELTSLGARRYGGNWSRYRERKALELAAARRDLADAEKRVADVDRKAQETAEKKARKDGAGKRKRAKGDMPLILMNGQKNRSEETGASNARLAERRRVQAHEEAASARERIEVLQPFSVVLPPTHLPAGRTVLAIDGASASYEPKQPILRDLSLAIVGPERVAVTGPNGSGKTTLLALITGQLQPRTGSVKVMTEFALFDQQVSLLDPSLSIRDNFRRINPEANENACRAALARFMFRADAALQPVSTLSGGQLLRAGLACVLGGPKPPAFLILDEPTNHLDIDSIEAVEAGLRAYDGALLIVSHDEAFLEAIGITRRWDLAETGLT; encoded by the coding sequence ATGCCTGCTTCGATCACACTCTCCCATCTTTCATGCTCCGCGCCTGACGGGCGCTCCCTTCTTTCCGATCTCGATCTCAGCTTCGGTCCGGAGCGGACAGGGCTCGTCGGCCGCAACGGCATCGGCAAGACCACGCTCCTCCGGTTGATCACCGGCGCGCTGCAGCCCCATTCGGGCCATGTCACCGTTCACGGCAACCTGGGAATCCTGCACCAGAATGTACAGGCCGATCCGGACGGAACCATCGCGTCCCTGTTCGGGGCCGTCGACGCGCTGGCTCTCCTGCGCCGCGCCGAGATTGGCGACGCCTCGGCCGAGGAACTGGCCCATGCCGACTGGACCCTGGAGGCCCGCATGGGCTCCGCCCTCGCGAAAGTCGGTCTCGATGCCCCGCCCGACACAGTGCTGTCGAAACTGTCAGGTGGGCAGAACACGCGCGCCCGCCTCGCCGCGCTCGTGTTCTCGGAGCCCGATTTCCTGCTCCTCGACGAGCCGACGAACAACCTCGACCGGGACGGTCGCGATGCTGTGCTCGGTCTTCTCGCCGGCTGGAGGGGAGGGGCGATCGTCGTCAGCCATGACCGGGAACTGCTCGACACCATGGATGCCATCGTCGAGCTGACATCGCTCGGGGCGAGGCGCTACGGCGGCAACTGGAGCCGGTACCGTGAGCGCAAGGCGCTGGAACTCGCGGCCGCCCGGCGCGATCTGGCGGATGCGGAAAAGCGCGTGGCCGATGTCGACCGGAAAGCGCAGGAAACCGCCGAGAAGAAAGCGCGCAAGGACGGCGCCGGAAAACGAAAGCGCGCCAAGGGCGACATGCCGCTCATCCTCATGAACGGGCAGAAGAACCGCAGCGAGGAAACGGGCGCCAGCAACGCCCGTCTCGCCGAGCGCCGCCGCGTGCAGGCTCACGAGGAGGCTGCGTCCGCGCGCGAACGCATCGAGGTCTTGCAGCCGTTCTCCGTGGTGCTTCCGCCGACGCATCTGCCCGCCGGCAGGACGGTTCTCGCCATCGACGGCGCGAGCGCCAGCTACGAGCCGAAGCAGCCGATCCTGCGCGATCTCTCGCTTGCCATCGTCGGGCCGGAGCGCGTCGCCGTCACCGGACCGAACGGATCGGGCAAGACCACGTTGCTGGCGCTGATCACCGGGCAGCTGCAGCCTCGGACCGGGAGCGTGAAGGTCATGACGGAGTTCGCCCTGTTCGATCAGCAGGTGAGCCTGCTCGATCCCTCCTTGTCGATCCGCGACAATTTCCGCCGCATCAACCCGGAGGCGAACGAGAATGCCTGCCGGGCAGCCCTCGCCCGGTTCATGTTCCGCGCCGACGCGGCCCTGCAGCCGGTCTCCACCTTAAGCGGCGGGCAATTGCTGCGCGCAGGCCTCGCCTGCGTGCTGGGCGGGCCGAAGCCGCCCGCATTCTTGATTCTCGACGAGCCGACGAACCATCTCGACATCGATTCCATCGAAGCCGTCGAGGCGGGGCTGCGGGCCTATGACGGCGCGCTGCTGATCGTCAGCCACGACGAAGCGTTCTTGGAGGCCATCGGGATCACGCGCAGGTGGGATCTCGCGGAGACAGGTCTGACGTGA
- a CDS encoding anhydro-N-acetylmuramic acid kinase, with protein MSQRPLVKAVGVISGTSMDGIDVSVVDTDGDTVVKPGPGRTFSYPDDLRKTLQALIAQPERAQSEPLEDLERAVTDAHIAAIRRFMTETGIPAGAVSLIGFHGQTVYHRPEVRFTRQLGLGDRVAAALGIDTVYRFRHADVASGGEGAPFVPLYHRALASDLAQPLMILNLGGVGNVTYIDGDTVIAFDTGPASALLDDFILRRRSLSFDENGQLAASGKADARLVMEFMLNPFFDRPAPKSLDRQDFHARAKGVETLSDADGAATLAEFTIQSVIASLRHVPRAPQRWLVTGGGRRNAHFMRRLHAELGVPVDPVEAVGWDGDFLEAQAFGYLAVRSTLGLPLSLPTTTGVPHPMPGGELNRAA; from the coding sequence ATGTCGCAACGTCCCCTCGTCAAAGCCGTCGGCGTGATCAGCGGCACGTCCATGGACGGTATCGACGTGTCCGTCGTGGACACGGACGGCGACACCGTCGTGAAGCCGGGGCCGGGACGGACCTTCTCCTATCCGGACGACCTGCGGAAAACCCTCCAGGCGCTCATCGCCCAGCCGGAGCGGGCGCAGAGCGAGCCGCTGGAGGACCTCGAGCGGGCTGTGACCGACGCGCATATCGCGGCGATCCGGCGCTTCATGACGGAAACCGGCATTCCCGCCGGCGCCGTGAGCCTGATCGGCTTCCACGGCCAGACCGTCTATCACCGGCCGGAGGTGCGCTTCACGCGCCAGCTCGGCCTCGGCGACCGGGTGGCGGCGGCGCTCGGCATCGACACCGTCTATCGCTTCCGCCATGCGGACGTGGCCTCGGGCGGCGAAGGCGCGCCCTTCGTGCCGCTCTATCACCGGGCCCTGGCGAGCGATCTCGCGCAGCCTCTCATGATCCTCAATCTCGGCGGCGTCGGGAACGTCACCTATATCGACGGTGACACCGTGATCGCCTTCGACACCGGGCCCGCGAGCGCGCTCCTCGATGACTTCATCCTGCGCCGCCGGAGCCTGAGCTTCGACGAGAACGGACAGCTCGCGGCCTCCGGCAAGGCGGACGCGAGGCTCGTCATGGAGTTCATGCTCAATCCGTTCTTCGACCGCCCCGCCCCGAAATCCCTTGACCGTCAGGATTTCCATGCCCGCGCCAAGGGCGTGGAGACCCTATCCGACGCGGACGGCGCCGCGACCCTGGCGGAGTTCACGATCCAGTCCGTCATCGCCTCACTGCGCCATGTTCCGCGCGCGCCGCAGCGCTGGCTCGTCACCGGCGGCGGGCGGCGCAACGCGCATTTCATGAGACGTCTGCACGCGGAACTCGGCGTCCCCGTCGATCCGGTCGAAGCCGTGGGGTGGGACGGCGATTTCCTGGAGGCGCAGGCCTTCGGCTACCTGGCCGTGCGCTCCACCCTCGGCCTGCCCCTGAGTCTTCCCACCACGACGGGCGTGCCGCATCCCATGCCCGGCGGCGAGCTGAACCGCGCGGCGTGA
- a CDS encoding N-acetylmuramic acid 6-phosphate etherase: MATEHFSTRYQDLDTWPSLDVLSAFYEGQLAAVAAVRPSLPAIAAAAEEAVKRLRRGGRLVYAGAGTSGRIGVQDGTELPPTFNWPDERVVYLIAGGTGAIMQAVENAEDSVEEGIAGIRDNGIGPDDVVIGVAASGRTPFTIAALKEAASRGAQTIGISNNPDTPILDACSHPILADTGEEVIAGSTRMKAGTAQKIILNLLSTLIMVRMDRVYRGLMVNMRATNAKLRRRSEIMVAQITDCDDATAIEAIRQSDGDLKTAVLIALGASPEDARGALARNGGNLRKALADFTKTT; the protein is encoded by the coding sequence ATGGCGACAGAACATTTCAGTACCCGCTACCAGGATCTCGACACTTGGCCGAGCCTCGACGTTCTCTCGGCTTTCTATGAAGGCCAGCTGGCGGCGGTGGCCGCCGTCAGGCCCTCGCTTCCGGCCATCGCGGCCGCGGCGGAAGAGGCGGTGAAGCGCCTGCGCCGGGGCGGACGGCTCGTCTATGCGGGCGCAGGCACCTCGGGTCGCATCGGCGTCCAGGACGGAACGGAACTGCCGCCGACCTTCAACTGGCCCGACGAAAGGGTGGTCTATCTGATCGCCGGCGGCACGGGCGCCATCATGCAGGCGGTCGAGAACGCCGAGGATTCGGTCGAGGAAGGCATCGCGGGGATTCGCGACAACGGCATCGGCCCGGACGATGTGGTGATCGGCGTCGCGGCGAGCGGCCGGACGCCGTTCACCATCGCGGCCCTGAAGGAAGCGGCCTCGCGCGGCGCACAGACCATCGGCATCTCCAACAATCCCGATACGCCTATTCTGGACGCCTGCTCCCACCCGATTCTCGCCGATACCGGCGAGGAGGTGATCGCCGGTTCGACCCGCATGAAGGCGGGCACGGCGCAGAAGATCATCCTCAATCTCCTGTCCACCCTGATCATGGTGCGCATGGACCGGGTCTATCGCGGCCTTATGGTCAACATGCGGGCGACGAACGCGAAGTTGCGCCGCCGCAGCGAGATCATGGTCGCGCAGATCACCGATTGCGACGACGCCACCGCCATCGAGGCGATCCGGCAATCGGACGGCGACCTGAAGACCGCCGTTCTCATCGCGCTCGGCGCGAGCCCGGAGGACGCGCGCGGCGCGCTCGCGCGAAACGGTGGCAATCTGCGCAAAGCCCTGGCAGACTTCACCAAGACGACATAA
- a CDS encoding GNAT family N-acetyltransferase produces MIVRPARAEDISALSAVAERSYRVAFADILEQDVLAGRDAAFFAERFAASWPRMLVALAEGIPAGFLLMTDGHIDMLFMDPGSNGKGGGALLLREAEARGARSLECFRDNHAARRFYERYGWRVAREYEREFAGRDRSFVLYEKS; encoded by the coding sequence GTGATCGTGCGGCCTGCCAGGGCCGAAGACATTTCGGCGCTCTCGGCCGTCGCCGAGCGCTCCTACCGGGTGGCCTTCGCGGACATCCTGGAACAGGACGTGCTCGCAGGCCGCGACGCTGCCTTCTTTGCCGAGCGCTTCGCCGCCTCGTGGCCGCGCATGCTGGTCGCGCTCGCCGAAGGCATCCCGGCCGGGTTCCTGCTCATGACCGACGGCCATATCGACATGCTGTTCATGGATCCCGGCTCCAACGGCAAGGGCGGCGGCGCGCTGCTCCTGCGGGAGGCGGAAGCACGGGGCGCGAGGAGCCTCGAATGTTTCCGCGACAATCATGCCGCGCGCCGGTTCTACGAACGCTATGGCTGGCGTGTGGCGCGGGAATACGAGCGGGAGTTCGCGGGGCGTGATCGCAGTTTCGTTCTTTATGAGAAGAGCTGA
- a CDS encoding ABC transporter permease: MNRVLLARLIDLVIVLFGVSIIVFLMIRMIPGDAVAIMLGANTEITPERMAELNRRVGLDRPIIEQYLLWAGSALRGDFGTSLWTGRPVSTEILLHLWPTLELTFLALLVGAVLAVPVGCLMAQTRGGAADVAMRVSAIAGLTIPSFWLGIVMILLLSSWAPGFASLGYVPFSEDPVGNLQRMMLPAFALALPILANLSRLVRSAMLDALGQDYVRTARAKGLPERRVVYKHALRNALIPFLTSVGIMTGYLLGGAIVVEQVFAIPGLGRLILGAIAERNYPLIQATILVVTAGFVFVNFLVDFLYIVVDPRVRA; the protein is encoded by the coding sequence ATGAACCGCGTCCTGCTCGCACGCCTCATCGACCTCGTCATCGTCCTTTTCGGCGTGTCGATCATCGTGTTCCTGATGATCCGCATGATCCCCGGCGACGCGGTGGCGATTATGCTCGGCGCGAACACGGAGATCACGCCCGAGCGCATGGCGGAACTCAACCGCCGCGTCGGCCTCGACCGTCCGATCATCGAGCAATACCTGCTCTGGGCCGGGTCCGCGCTGCGCGGCGATTTCGGCACCTCGCTCTGGACGGGGCGTCCGGTCTCGACCGAGATCCTCCTGCACCTGTGGCCGACGCTGGAGCTCACCTTTCTCGCGCTTCTCGTCGGAGCCGTTCTCGCCGTGCCGGTCGGCTGCCTGATGGCGCAGACCCGTGGCGGCGCGGCCGATGTGGCCATGCGCGTTTCCGCCATCGCGGGCCTGACGATTCCCTCCTTCTGGCTCGGCATCGTGATGATCCTGCTCCTCTCCAGCTGGGCGCCGGGCTTCGCGTCCCTCGGCTACGTGCCCTTCTCGGAGGATCCCGTCGGCAATCTCCAGCGCATGATGCTGCCCGCCTTCGCCCTGGCGCTGCCGATCCTCGCCAATCTCTCGCGCCTCGTGCGCTCGGCCATGCTCGACGCACTGGGGCAGGATTACGTGCGCACCGCCCGCGCCAAGGGCCTGCCGGAGCGGCGCGTCGTCTACAAGCATGCCCTGCGCAATGCGCTGATCCCGTTCCTCACCAGCGTGGGCATCATGACCGGTTATCTGCTCGGTGGCGCCATCGTGGTCGAGCAGGTCTTCGCCATTCCGGGTCTCGGCCGCCTGATCCTCGGCGCCATCGCCGAGCGCAATTATCCGCTGATCCAGGCCACCATTCTGGTGGTGACGGCAGGCTTCGTGTTCGTGAACTTTCTCGTCGACTTCCTCTACATCGTCGTCGATCCCCGCGTGAGGGCCTGA